One stretch of Bombus pascuorum chromosome 14, iyBomPasc1.1, whole genome shotgun sequence DNA includes these proteins:
- the LOC132913980 gene encoding intermembrane lipid transfer protein Vps13 isoform X2, with protein MVFESIVAELLNKVLGEYIQNLDCTQLKLSLWGGDVVLKDLLIKESALDILDLPIRLEYGRLGKLILKIPFKDMWNGQIDAIVEELFILVVPSSQVAYDAEKEARIQLEAKHAELARVEKKKQLADIKSQEKLDDSMIEKLIARMIKNIHIEIKKIHVRYEDHISYKDHPFSVGFTLSTFTLESCTDSWQTTGNLKDMYAIPQIYKLCTLDGLAVYLNTTLEQFSNTKSDYLNLFHNGIATIDYNPPGYQYLLGPINVNAKLKLNPKPETDGSNYTIPKVWLDMEMQKLRIGLARKQYQTIVQLGEGLDQAQKAAPFRKYRPNLTSYRGYYKEWWKFAYVCVLEEEVRRKRRNWDWNHMKEHRDMCRSYADSYQTKLTTKKVTQEIADHLTQCERKLDIFNLVIIRQKIEMEVERMAEREKSLKAKRGWFGFLWSSTQTEETQELNSAAAIMRKFEQAMTPQEKEKLYRAIDYQENSAPAHYPETYEMIDTRFLLHELQIIILDTDKKHPCILDLQLHSVEAGFKSRPSANAILVTASINEMKLLGTKQDEHIPSLFNSHQHGADNVLISVSYEKNPLDKLCGDRMIVKSKSVDIIYDAQTVIEIVNLFKVQNSSTLNNLQAAAAVQLEGLKEMSALGLEHAIQKHSVLDIQVNMQASQLIIPHDGFYDSTKSLLVVNLGSLQIHSLEKPKGDDKTNVSVKQLISMGKTEEDVLLHLREHSYDKFVLKIVDFQVLVSLPGEEWRTVLSNVDDSMTLLHPTTLEIQFHKCLVTDDPLLPKLRLIGQLPSVVVNITDIRLLQALSIAQSIPQPKEEPTDLQKSFMSKSVSQLSLLKDITTTITEKKKEEDSTVTSVKQTIDMEMKFEMKEFAIQVSSQKGNEIIPFVKFEVLQLEAEMLQRTYDQEILLRLGGVQVKQHYNQREIFMITTPMLSGRHEYLITVKYINVNKRSPEFKTKHGSVLQLLKLEFTTLDVLLHQEALINLLQFISYVQDQMNVIASSKLEKEPRIRPRPSHLVSIQEETSTFLREQIQKQKLRSTTRRRRTMMEHVDLKVQAKVGTICMKITSDCREITAFYIDGITAGFIMKASYSQANVNLSSISIKDLNEASGYKDIVSVTEDTESLQIQAIMYNVEPSDIDKNNMSITVVMGCYRIVFLNMFVTSIMSFLNNFQTAQQAIRDASAAAAEAAKTNIKDVKESAARIGLAVKIKAPVIYVPMHSKSDHCLTLDMGNLTICNVFKKLEVTNDAGDCPIVDEMRIELQNLKLSRVRLNMEKFAIENEILLLEPVSFTLLIKRNLSTAWFTSIPDIDMSGRLNKINILISKEDYATALKVLEKNLGETVEDTKLTASVSQSEKKLEVEVLQHRQSDRFLRATAEDAEDPNSQEQVHTHTSIKFEFVMDSLMITLFTGGSKMLQSQSSLLHLPENGLAKFCLTHFALKGRIFADGLMATSILLMNCTLDDIRQNRQGSLTRIMERTTAVPSMDDIEKESKPVRSMLDMTIRQSSNDMFVDIRVFSFSIIVSLDYLMKVKDFFTIDEPSTNKAVQPKNYNESAIKKKQTVSPIKKMFTVNVHIEKPDIILLEDMDDINSNCIILNTELLLKVRMMDEHQVIAGTIKDLSILAGIYNTAKRSDWIYQVLRPCSISVAGSTPEGKGLHIDICCTDIHLSVSPGVIEILNKVVHTATKTQEQDQEVIITERNYEGLWVVTPFEENDFWFLKTEVGVEAIEDVVYSDDEDTTIYKPELAIISAPTILLTLEAGIGNKTLPMLLLHIGFESNISDWSTKTMNMEYTMSVIMAYYNSCLALWEPLIEPIEGIRNEKRISTPWELKVKIQFNDVSPDSRGASAASPTSDSETEELHQIPKMSIDIISTENLEITVTKTCLDVLQQLGNAFSSAMEASGKGAAKSVAPYVLKNETGLAIVLDLERSHFKVFNDGSKLTSNNADSYMEVILESGASVQLAPRTTKTEIPLLDQLKIETIKEKDDDKFIISFKEINRTLAVPVLRADKRFFSLKYRKDGSEEWGIVSDVIVDEGSTIVTLRSILQVHNHFSQPISVYYMTKRGNEVECVGTVAPDSKLNLPLDTVYTPTNVYGLFFSVEGYMVSLEQFIWKDLQKTVSMTKLLKCEARVRQEAVEPFYIKMFFMMIVVGSILYNNNTIGLLLNAINWRSVFCHFIDCVKRLCLKTLPSEHKKYLEAPIQVVGEMEQVYFETTSRHTIASTIYNVHLYPAVYLKNFLPIDIIVCLPGNVQEKLLEAGTSYQIPTIDPGKSYIIIKLPNYLEKDWSCRGEILANPPEFSVWSFESFDSAQKVIMDLGMHTSYKHGSIIMALYCPFWMLNKTGLMLSYRKSSKGGKEHSSPIKSGEDHLNVLYHPENFKGPILFSFRSKVFFGKKKAMIRVENGEWSDKFPIDVAGSEGVVICKYNGQIYQIGVHNQLTYNSLTKQITFTPYYVLINNSDYLIECQEGNRPADPMIKVPARECAAYWPRSDHEQKTLSARIAGNPEKTAPFIYTENHTTLLKLNNKYGGINVDIQISEGGVYISLSAYTSGNAPALIINHTPHTINFWEKGSLNVRSVQSYNRMFYTWENPAGPRKLVWEDNNKKEIEETLRKDTLGGFQLPDLEEEVYYVSFLDGTQRVLLFTTNMKVAEDCELAGDFEPIEQEITISIHGVGFSLVNNVMRTELLYLCIASSGIMWETRKSVNHRWRNLDTREVIVIEEGYQKYIRELQMDKSPIQKVILEPKLEVDYLNMEMLKPHRRCLRRTFQTGLWLQYRTSVHQVQLHAKINRLQIDNQLTDCVFPVILAPVPPPKSVTASTVMKPFAELSMVKRLLEHSNVQQFRYFKVLIQEFHVKVDIVFINAIVGLFEANEMNDAEESKLFKLDMELVNEPLMYHVSLITTAEQKNFFDLLHFSPLKIHISFSMSGSGSGPSALPQVLNVLLQGIGVTLTDINDIVFKLAYFEREYIFMTNKQLISEATTHYVGQAIKQVYVLVLGLDVIGNPYGLVVGTMKGIEDLFYEPFQGAIQGPGEFAEGLLLGMRSMLGHTVGGMAGAVSKITGAMGKGIAALTFDKDYQRKRQEQLNKQPANLQEGLARSGKGLIMGVFDGVTGVVMKPISGAKEEGVEGFFKGFGKGMVGLVTRPTAGVIDFASGSFGAVKRATELNEEVKKVRPSRFLQLDCLVRPYVRDEAEGHKILCELEKGKYANTDIYFYHMYINKDVLLLTDKRIAYLEHSDLFGGWRVHWTHAWQEMSEQPKIVDKGVQIFMKDSSKKKKLGLFGSTDQSKIILIPDYNIRQLLCNKMQQQINQYEL; from the exons ATGGTTTTTGAATCGATTGTTGCCGAGCTCCTGAACAAGGTGTTGGGagaatatattcaaaatttggATTGCACGCAATTAAAATTGAGCTTATGGGGAG GTGATGTAGTGTTAAAAGacttattaataaaagaaagtgCATTAGATATACTGGATCTACCTATTCGATTGGAATATGGAAGATTAG GAAaacttatattaaaaataccattCAAAGATATGTGGAATGGACAAATTGATGCAATAGTTGAGGAACTATTTATACTTGTAGTACCTTCAAGTCAGGTTGCATATGATGCAGAAAAAGAAGCAAGAATACAACTTGAAGCAAAACATGCAGAACTTGCAAGagttgaaaaaaagaaacaattagcAGATATCAAAT CACAAGAAAAATTAGATGATTCAATGATTGAAAAACTCATTGCTCGTATGATAAAGAATATTCACATTGAAATCAAAAAGATACATGTGAGATATGAAGATCATATCTCATACAAAGACCATCCTTTTTCAGTTGGTTTTACATTGAGTACATTTACCTTAGAAAGTTGTACAGATTCTTGGCAAACAACTGGTAACTTAAAAGATATGTATGCTATTCCACAAATTTACAAG TTATGCACACTAGATGGTTTGGCAGTGTATCTCAATACAACTCTAGAACAGTTTAGTAATACAAAAtcagattatttaaatttatttcataatggAATTGCAACCATAGATTATAATCCACCTGGTTATCAATACT tATTAGGTCCAATCAATGTCaatgcaaaattaaaattaaatccaaAGCCAGAAACAGATGGAAGTAACTACACGATTCCCAAGGTATGGTTAGACATGGAAATGCAAAAGTTAAGAATAGGATTAGCAAGGAAACAATATCAAACCATCGTTCAATTAGGAGAGGGTTTAGATCAAGCTCAGAAAGCTGCACCATTTAGAAAGTATAGACCAAATTTAACATCATATAGAGGATATTATAAAGAATG GTGGAAGTTTGCATATGTTTGTGTCTTAGAAGAAGAAGTACGTAGAAAACGTAGAAATTGGGATTGGAATCACATGAAAGAACATCGAGATATGTGTCGCTCTTATGCTGACAGTTATCAAACAAAACTAACGACCAAAAAAGTCACACAAGAAATAGCAGATCATCTTACTCAGTGTGAAAGAAAATTggacatttttaatttagtcATTATTAGACAAAAGATAGAAATGGAA GTAGAGAGAATGgctgaaagagaaaaaagtcTAAAAGCGAAACGCGGTTGGTTCGGTTTCTTGTGGTCCAGTACACAGACAGAGGAAACACAAGAATTGAACTCTGCAGCTGCTATAA tgcGGAAATTCGAGCAGGCAATGACACcacaagagaaagaaaagttatATAGAGCAATTGACTATCAAGAAAATAGTGCACCAGCTCATTATCCCGAAACATATGAAATGATCGACACGCGATTTCTTTTACATGAgctacaaattataattttagataCAGATAAAAAGCATCCTTGTATTTTGGATCTTCAGCTCCATAGTGTTGAGGCTGGTTTCAAATCGAGACCATCTGCTAATGCTATTTT aGTTACAGCATCGATTAATGAGATGAAATTATTAGGAACGAAACAAGATGAACATATTCCTTCACTTTTTAATTCCCATCAGCATGGCGCagataatgttttaatatcagTATCGTATGAAAAGAATCCTCTCGATAAATTATGTGGCGATCGTATGATAGTAAAATCGAAATCTGTGGATATTATTTACGATGCACAGACTGTGATAGAAATAGTTAACTTgtttaaagtacaaaattcATCGACTTTGAACAA TCTTCAAGCAGCTGCTGCTGTACAATTAGAAGGTTTGAAAGAAATGTCGGCTTTAGGTTTAGAGCATGCTATTCAAAAGCATTCAGTATTAGACATACAG GTTAATATGCAAGCTTCTCAGTTAATCATACCACATGATGGATTTTATGATAGTACAAAATCATTATTAGTTGTAAATCTTGGTAGCTTGCAAATACATTCTTTGGAAAAACCAAAGGGCGATGATAAGACAAATGTATCTGTTAAACAATTAATCAGCATGGGTAAAACTGAAGAAGATGTGCTATTGCATCTTAGAGAACATAGTTatgataaatttgttttaaagatAGTCGATTTTCAA GTATTAGTTTCATTGCCTGGTGAAGAATGGCGCACAGTATTATCAAATGTGGATGATTCTATGACATTATTACACCCAACAACgcttgaaattcaatttcacaaATGTTTGGTAACGGATGATCCATTACTTCCAAAATTAAGGTTGATAGGTCAATTACCATCAGTTGTTGTTAATATAACAG atattcGTTTATTGCAAGCTCTTTCTATTGCTCAGAGCATACCGCAGCCAAAAGAGGAACCAACAGATCTCCAGAAGTCATTTATG agtAAATCTGTTTCACAATTATCTTTGCTGAAagatataactaccaccattactgagaagaagaaagaagaagattctACTGTAACTTCAGTTAAACAAACGATTGatatggaaatgaaatttgaaatgaaag aatttgCAATACAAGTTTCATCCCAAAAGGGTAATGAAATAATACCATTTGTGAAGTTCGAGGTACTACAATTAGAAGCAGAGATGTTACAACGGACTTATGATCAAGAGATATTATTAAGATTAGGCGGAGTTCAAGTCAAGCAACATTACaatcaaagagaaatatttatgataaccACTCCGATGCTATCAGGTAGACATGAATATTTGATAACAGTaaagtatataaat gTAAATAAGCGATCTCCTGAATTTAAGACGAAACACGGATCTGTTCTTCAATTactaaaattagaatttacaaCATTGGATGTTCTATTACACCAAGAAGCTCTTATAAATCTTCTTCAATTTATATCATATGTGCAG GATCAAATGAATGTCATAGCAAGTAGTAAACTTGAAAAAGAGCCTCGCATACGTCCACGACCTTCTCATTTGGTTTCCATTCAAGAAGAAACTTCTACATTTTTAAGAGAACAAATTCAAAAGCAAAAACTTAGGTCAACGACAC GACGGAGAAGAACAATGATGGAGCACGTAGATCTAAAAGTTCAAGCAAAAGTTGGGACTATTTGTATGAAGATAACTAGCGATTGTAGAGAAATTACTGCATTTTATATCGATGGTATCACTGCCGGATTTATAATGAAAGCTTCCTATTCTCAAGCAAATGTTAATTTATCTTCTATTAGCATTAAAGATCTTAACGAAGCGTCAGGTTATAAGGAT ATTGTATCAGTGACAGAAGATACTGAATCCTTGCAAATCCAAgctataatgtataatgttgaGCCGTCAgacattgataaaaataatatgtctATCACAGTTGTTATGGGCTGTTATCGCATCGTCTTTTTGAATATGTTTGTTACTAGTATAATG agctttttaaacaattttcaaacggCTCAACAAGCCATAAGGGATGCATCAGCAGCAGCTGCAGAAGCCGCGAAGACAAATATTAAAGACGTTAAAGAAAGCGCGGCACGTATTGGCCTTGcagtaaaaattaaa GCTCCAGTTATATATGTACCAATGCATTCGAAAAGTGATCATTGTTTAACACTAGATATGGGTAACCTTACTATATGTaatgtttttaagaaattagaaGTTACAAATGATGCTGGAGATTGTCCTATTGTCGATGAAATGAGAATCGAGCTACAAAATTTAAAGTTGTCCcg tGTAAGACTAAATATGGAGAAGTTCGCGattgaaaacgaaatattGCTGTTAGAACCAGTCAGTTTTACATTACTCattaaacgtaatttatcTACTGCTTGGTTTACATCTATACCTGATATTGACATGTCGGGTagactaaataaaattaatatattaataagtaaaGAGGATTATGCGACTGCATTGAAagtattagaaaaaaatttaggTGAAACAGTTGAAGATACAAAGCTCACAGCAAGTGTTAGTCAATCCGAAAAGAAACTTGAAGTAGAAGTTTTACAACATCGACAAAGTg ATAGGTTTCTAAGAGCTACTGCAGAAGATGCAGAAGATCCAAACTCGCAAGAGCAAGTACATACACACACGTCCATCAAATTTGAGTTTGTTATGGATAGTCTTATGATTACTTTATTTACAGGAGGTTCAAAAATG CTACAATCACAAAGTTCTCTGCTTCATTTACCGGAGAATGGATTAGCGAAATTTTGTTTAACCCATTTCGCGTTAAAAGGTCGAATATTTGCCGATGGATTAATGGCAACTTCAATTCTTCTTATGAACTGTACTTTGGACGACATACGTCAAAATAGGCAAGGTTCTCTTACAAGAATCATGGAAAGAACTACGGCAGTGCCTTCCATGGatgatatagaaaaagaatccAAACCTGTTCGCAGTATGTTAGATATGACCATTAGACAAAGTTCAAATGACATGTTTG TTGATATTCGAGTCTTTTCATTTAGTATTATTGTGTCACTTGACTATTTAATGAAAGTGAAAGATTTTTTCACTATTGATGAACCATCGACAAATAAAGCAGTGCAACCAAAGAATTATAACGAATCagcaattaaaaagaaacaaactgtatcaccaattaaaaaaatgtttacggTTAATGTACATATTGAGAAACCCgatattattttgttagaGGACATGGATGACATAAATtctaattgtattatattaaat ACTGAATTACTGTTGAAAGTACGTATGATGGATGAACATCAAGTAATAGCAGGCACCATAAAAGATTTATCGATTCTAGCTGGTATATATAATACCGCGAAGAGAAGTGATTGGATATATCAG gTGCTAAGACCATGTAGTATAAGTGTAGCAGGTTCTACACCAGAAGGAAAAGGACTTCACATTGATATTTGTTGCACAGACATTCACTTATCAGTTTCGCCAG GTgtcatagaaatattaaataaagtagtTCATACTGCTACAAAGACACAAGAGCAAGATCAGGAAGTTATTATTACTGAGCGAAATTACGAAGGATTATGGGTTGTCACtccatttgaagaaaatgatttttggTTCTTAAAAAcag AAGTAGGAGTAGAGGCCATAGAAGATGTTGTATATTCTGATGATGAAGATACTACAATTTATAAGCCAGAATTAGCAATAATCTCTGCACCAACAATTTTACTCACATTAGAAGCGGGCATTGGTAATAAAACATTGCCAATGCTTCTACTTCATATTGGCTTTGAAAGTAACATTAGTGATTGGAGTACAAAAACT aTGAACATGGAGTATACAATGTCGGTAATTATGGCGTATTATAATAGTTGTCTAGCATTGTGGGAACCATTAATTGAACCAATAGAGGGGATCAGAAATGAAAAACGGATTTCTACACCTTGGGAACTAAAAGTTAAA ATTCAATTTAATGATGTATCACCGGATTCTAGAGGCGCAAGTGCGGCCAGTCCTACATCAGATAGTGAAACAGAAGAATTACATCAGATTCCCAAAATGTCTATTGATATAATATCAACT gaaaatttggaaataaccGTGACTAAAACATGTCTCGATGTATTACAACAACTCGGTAATGCATTTTCATCTGCTATGGAAGCTAGTGGGAAAGGAGCGGCTAAAAGTGTAGCACCATATGTACTTAAGAATGAAACTGGTTTAGCGATAGTTTTAGATTTGGAGCGCAGTCACTTCAAG GTTTTTAATGATGGATCCAAACTTACAAGTAATAATGCAGATTCGTATATGGAAGTAATTCTTGAATCTGGTGCGTCAGTACAGTTAGCTCCGAGGACAACAAAAACTGAGATACCACTGCTTGatcaattgaaaattgaaacaatcaaagaaaaagacgatgataagtttattatttcg tttaaagaaattaatagaacTTTGGCTGTACCTGTGTTAAGAGCTGATAAAAGATTCTTTTCACTGAAATATCGAAAGGACGGTTCTGAAGAATGGGGTATTGTTTCTGATGTTATAGTAGATGAAGGAAGTACTATTGTTACTCTTAGAAGTATTTTACAG gtACACAATCATTTTAGTCAACCAatatctgtatattatatgacTAAGCGTGGAAATGAAGTTGAATGCGTGGGAACTGTTGCTCCAGATAGTAAATTAAATCTTCCACTAGACACTGTATATACACCAACAAATGTTTATGGGCTATTTTTCAGTGTTGAAGG ATATATGGTTTCGCTAGAACAATTTATTTGGAAAGATTTACAGAAAACAGTTAGTATGACAAAGTTGTTAAAATGTGAAGCTCGAGTGAGGCAAGAAGCTGTAGAACCATTTTACATAAAG ATGTTTTTCATGATGATTGTGGTTggtagtattttatataataacaacaCTATTGGCTTATTATTGAATGCTATTAACTGGCGATCCGTATTCTGTCATTTCATTGATTGCGTCAAGCGTCTTTGCTTGAAAACTTTACCCTCAGAGCACAAAAAATATCTGGAAGCACCTATACAG GTTGTTGGTGAAATGGAACAAGTTTATTTTGAGACTACTAGTCGACATACTATAGCAAGTACAATCTATAATGTTCATTTATACCCAGCTgtatatttgaagaattttttgCCTATTGATATTATTGTATGTTTACCTGGAAATGTACAAGAAAAACTCTTAGAAGCTGGCACATCTTATCAGATTCCTACAATTGACCCAGGAAAGTCTTATATAATCATAAAA ttaccaaattatttagaaaaagattGGTCATGTAGAGGTGAGATACTTGCAAATCCACCAGAATTTTCTGTATGGTCTTTTGAATCTTTTGATAGTGCACAAAAAGTTATAATGGATTTGGGAATGCATACATCATACAAACATGGTTCTATCATTATGGCTTTATATTGTCCATTTTGgatgttaaataaaacaggCTTGATGTTGTCTTATCGG aaatcaAGTAAGGGTGGCAAAGAACACTCAAGTCCAATCAAG agtGGAGAAGATCATCTAAATGTGCTTTATCATCCAGAGAATTTTAAGGGACCAATATTGTTCTCATTTCGCTCCAAAGTATTCTTTGGTAAAAAGAAAGCAATGATCAGGGTTGAGAATGGTGAATGGTCAGATAAATTTCCAATAGATGTTGCAGGAAGTGAGGGAGTagttatttgtaaatataatggtCAAATATATCAA ATTGGAGTTCACAATCAATTGACTTATAATTCTTTGACAAAACAAATTACATTTACTCCGTATTATGTACTGATAAATAACTCTGATTATCTCATTGAATGCCAAGAAGGTAATAGGCCAGCTGATCCTATGATCAAG GTACCTGCCAGAGAATGTGCAGCTTATTGGCCTCGTTCTGATCATGAACAGAAAACTCTAAGTGCTAGAATCGCAGGTAACCCTGAAAAAACTGCACCATTTATTTACACAGAGAACCATACGactttgttaaaattaaataataag TATGGAGGAATTAATGTAGATATACAAATAAGCGAAGGTGGAGTGTACATTTCCTTATCTGCGTACACTTCTGGAAATGCCCCagctttaattattaatcatacTCCACATACAATTAATTTCTGGGAAAAAGGTTCACTAAATGTCAG ATCTGTACAGTCATACAATAGAATGTTTTACACTTGGGAAAATCCTGCAGGTCCGCGGAAATTAGTCTGGGAAGacaacaataaaaaagaaattgaagaaactcttcgaaaa gaCACTTTAGGAGGTTTTCAATTGCCAGATCTAGAAGAAGAAGTATACTATGTATCATTTTTGGATGGTACACAACGAGTGCTTCTATTTACAACAAATATGAAAGTTGCAGAAGATTGCGAACTAGCAGGTGATTTTGAACCTATAGAACAGGAAATAACAATAAGTATTCACGGAGTTGGCTTCTCACTCGTTAACAACGTCATGAGAACtgaattgttatatttgtGTATAGCTAG ttCTGGAATTATGTGGGAAACGCGCAAATCTGTTAACCATCGTTGGCGCAATCTTGATACAAGAGAGGTAATAGTTATAGAAGAAGgctatcaaaaatatatacgtgAATTACAAATGGATAAAAGTCCAATACAAAAAGTAATACTTGAACCAAAATTAGAG gttgattatttaaatatggaaATGTTAAAACCACATCGTCGTTGTCTACGACGTACTTTTCAAACTGGTTTATGGTTGCAATACCGTACTTCAGTGCATCAAGTGCAGTTACATGCAAAGATCAACAGGCTGCAAATTGATAATCAACTTACAGACTGCGTTTTTCCAGTTATATTAGCTCCAGTTCCGCCACCAAAGAGTGTTACAGCGAGCACAG ttatGAAACCATTCGCTGAACTTAGTATGGTTAAACGACTACTTGAACATAGTAATGTACAACAATTTCGGTACTTTAAGGTTCTTATACAAGAGTTTCATGTGAAAGTagatattgtatttattaacgCGATCGTGGGACTGTTTGAAGCAAATGAAATGAACGATGCGGAAGAA agtaaattatttaaattggaCATGGAACTCGTTAATGAACCTCTGATGTATCATGTCAGTTTGATTACTACAGCCGAACAGAAGAATTTCTTTGATCTACTTCACTTTTCTCCCTTGAAG ATTCATATAAGTTTCTCAATGAGCGGTAGTGGTAGCGGGCCATCTGCACTACCTCAAGTATTAAATGTATTGTTACAAGGAATAGGTGTTACGTTAACTGACATCAATGATATTGTCTTCAA ATTAGCATATTTCGAAAGAGAGTACATTTTTATGACCAATAAACAGCTTATTTCTGAAGCAACAACACATTATGTAGGACAAGCAATTAAACAAGTTTACGTTCTCGTTCTGGGACTCGATGTAATAGGCAATCCGTATGGCCTAGTGGTAGGTACTATGAAGGGCATTGAAGATTTGTTTTATGAACCTTTCCAAGGTGCCATACAAGGGCCCGGAGAATTTGCAGAAGGTTTGCTTCTTGGTATGAGGAGTATGTTAGGTCACACTGTTGGTGGAATGGCTGGAGCTGTTTCTAAAATTACTGGAGCTATGG gtAAAGGTATAGCTGCCTTAACGTTTGACAAAGACTATCAGAGAAAACGACAAGAACAGCTTAACAAACAGCCAGCCAACTTGCAAGAAGGTCTTGCTCGTAGTGGAAAAGGTTTGATAATG GGTGTTTTTGATGGTGTAACTGGTGTTGTGATGAAGCCCATATCGGGTGCCAAAGAAGAAGGTGTGGAAGGATTCTTTAAAGGATTTGGGAAAGGCATGGTTGGTCTTGTTACTCGACCAACTGCTGGAGTTATAGATTTTGCTAGTGGTTCATTTGGAGCAGTGAAACG tGCAACTGAGTTGAATGAAGAAGTAAAGAAAGTAAGACCATCTAGATTTTTACAACTAGACTGTTTGGTTAGACCATATGTCAGAGATGAAGCTGAGGGACATAAAATCTtatgt GAattagaaaaaggaaaatatgcGAATACTgatatctatttttatcaCATGTACATTAACAAAGATGTATTATTGCTTACTGATAAGAGAATAGCATACTTAGAGCATAGTGATTTATTTGGTGGATGGCGG GTGCATTGGACCCACGCGTGGCAAGAGATGAGCGAACAACCGAAAATAGTTGATAAGGGAGTTCagatatttatgaaagattccagtaagaagaagaaattaggATTATTTGGTAGTACAGATcaatcaaaaataattttaatacctGATTATAATATTAGACAG CTTCTATGCAATAAAATGCAACAACAAATTAATCAGTATGAGTTGTAA